One genomic segment of Hafnia alvei includes these proteins:
- the vapB gene encoding type II toxin-antitoxin system VapB family antitoxin, whose product METSVFLSNRSQAVRLPKAVALPEDVKRVEIIAIGRTRLITPAGESWDSWFEGNSVTDDFMSEREQPEMQEREAL is encoded by the coding sequence ATGGAAACTAGCGTATTCCTCAGCAATCGCAGTCAGGCTGTTCGTTTACCCAAAGCCGTGGCACTACCCGAAGATGTCAAACGTGTAGAGATCATTGCTATAGGTCGAACTCGCTTAATTACGCCAGCCGGAGAATCATGGGATAGTTGGTTTGAGGGAAATTCGGTTACAGATGACTTTATGTCTGAGCGCGAACAACCTGAAATGCAAGAGCGTGAGGCCCTGTAA